The following DNA comes from Pseudomonas sp. MYb118.
GCTCGCCGGCCGGGACTTCGTCAGCCCGGAAGACATTCAGGCGGTGCTGTTCGATGTGTTGCGCCACCGCATCATCCTGTCCTTCGAAGCAGAAGCCGCCGGCATTGACCAGGACCGGGTGGTCCAGCGGATTCTCGACGTCGTAGCCGTCGCTTGACCCCGATGAACGCCAGCATGCCGCCCGAGCCGGGCATTCGCATCAGCCTCGCCGAGCTGATCGAAATGCGCCATCGCGTGCGTGAAGTGCAACTTTTTTCCACGCCGAGCCAGCGCAGCCCGCTCGTCGGCCTGCACCACTCCAAGCTGCGCGGCCGTGGTGTGGACTTCGATCAGGTGCGGGTCTACCAGGCCGGCGACGACGTGCGCACCATCGACTGGCGCGTCACCGCCCGCACCCAGGAGCCGCACACCAAGCTGTTTCACGAAGAACGCGAGCGACCAATTTTCATCATGGTCGAACAAAGCCGCCGGCTGTTCTTCGGCTCCGGGCTGATGTTCAAGTCGGTCCTGGCGGCCCAGGCCGCCAGCCTGATCGGCTGGGCAGCGCTGGGGCATAACGACCGGATCGGCGGGCTGGTGTTCGGCGACAACGAGCACTACGAAATCAAGCCTCGGCGCAGCAAACAGAGCCTTTTGCAACTGCTCAACCGGCTGGTGCGGGTCAACCAGTCGCTGCACACCGAGACCGAACAGAACCGCGACTCCCTCAACCTCGCCCTGCGCCGGGCCCGCGAGGTGCTGCGCCCCGGCAGCCTGGTGATAGTGATCTGCGACGAACGTGCGCTGACCGAGGGCACCGAGCAGCAATTGAGCCTGCTGTCGCGGCATTGCGACCTGCTGCTGTTGCCGGTGTCCGACCCGCTCGACCACGCCCTGCCCGCTGCCGGCCTGTTGCGTTTTGCCGAGCGCGGCGCGCAATTGGAAATCGACACGCTCAACTATGACCTGCGCCAGACTTACCGCGCCCAGGCCGACGCGCGGATCGCCCGCTGGGAACTGCTGGCGCAGAAGCTGCGGGTGTTGTTGATGCCATTGAGCACGCAAAGCGAAATGGTCGAACAACTGCGCGAATACCTGAACCCGCAGAATCCGGGGGCCGGTCGATGAGTGGGCTGGACGGTTTGCAACCGCTGATCTCGCCGCCGCCCATCAGTGTCTGGCCTCCCGCGCCCGGCTGGTGGCTGTTGCTGTTGGCGCTGGTGTTGATCGCCTTCGGACTGTGGAAAGCCCGCAGCCTGTTGCCCAACAAGCGCCCCATCGTGCGCGCCGAACAACCGCTGGACCCGGTGCGCCTGGCCGCACTGGCGGAACTGGCGTTGCTGCCCAAACCCTACGACGGCGCCCCGGCCGGCGCTTGGTTGCAGCAGCTCAACGGCCTGCTCAAACGCCTGTGCCGCAACCATTACCCCAACAGCCAGAGCCACATCCTCAATGGCCGCCAGTGGCTGGCGTTTCTTGACAACCGCTGCCCGGCCGCCGGCCTGACGCGCTGGATGGTGCTGGTCGAAGGCGCTTACAAACCCGAATGCAAACTGGACGACAAGGCCATCGCCGGCCTGACCCAGGCCGTCGACACCTGGATTCGCAAACATGTTTGAGTTCGCCTGGCCGTGGATCTTCGCCCTGCTGCCACTGCCATGGCTGATGCGCATGGTGTTGCCGGTGGCCGACAGTGGCGAGCCGGCGCTCAAGGTCAGTTTCCTCGGCGACCTCGAAGGCCTGGCCCGCCGCCGCGCCCGCGCCAACCTGCCGGCCTGGCGCCAACAGACCCCGTTCATGCTGCTATGGCTGTTTCTGCTGATCGCGGCGGCGCGTCCGCAGTGGCTCGGCGAGCCGCTGCCGATTGCTGCCAGCGGTCGGGACCTGCTGGTGGCGGTCGACGTGTCCGGTTCCATGGACTTCCCCGACATGCAATGGCAGAACGATGAGGTCAGCCGCCTGGCACTGGTGCAACACCTGCTCGGTGACTTCCTGGAGAGCCGCGAAGGCGACCGGGTCGGCCTGATCCTGTTCGGCAGCCGCGCCTATCTGCAAGCCCCGCTGACCTTCGACCGGCGCACCGTACGCATCTGGCTCGACGAAGCGCGGGTCGGCATCGCCGGCAAGAACACCGCCATCGGCGACGCCATCGGCCTGGCCCTCAAGCGCCTGCGCCTGCGTCCGGCACAGAGCCGCGTGCTGATCCTGGTCACCGACGGTGCCAACAATGGTGGCGAAATCGACCCACTGACCGCGGCACGCCTGGCGGCGAAGGAAGGGGTGAAAATCTACACGATCGGTATCGG
Coding sequences within:
- a CDS encoding DUF58 domain-containing protein is translated as MNASMPPEPGIRISLAELIEMRHRVREVQLFSTPSQRSPLVGLHHSKLRGRGVDFDQVRVYQAGDDVRTIDWRVTARTQEPHTKLFHEERERPIFIMVEQSRRLFFGSGLMFKSVLAAQAASLIGWAALGHNDRIGGLVFGDNEHYEIKPRRSKQSLLQLLNRLVRVNQSLHTETEQNRDSLNLALRRAREVLRPGSLVIVICDERALTEGTEQQLSLLSRHCDLLLLPVSDPLDHALPAAGLLRFAERGAQLEIDTLNYDLRQTYRAQADARIARWELLAQKLRVLLMPLSTQSEMVEQLREYLNPQNPGAGR
- a CDS encoding DUF4381 domain-containing protein; this translates as MSGLDGLQPLISPPPISVWPPAPGWWLLLLALVLIAFGLWKARSLLPNKRPIVRAEQPLDPVRLAALAELALLPKPYDGAPAGAWLQQLNGLLKRLCRNHYPNSQSHILNGRQWLAFLDNRCPAAGLTRWMVLVEGAYKPECKLDDKAIAGLTQAVDTWIRKHV
- a CDS encoding VWA domain-containing protein, whose protein sequence is MFEFAWPWIFALLPLPWLMRMVLPVADSGEPALKVSFLGDLEGLARRRARANLPAWRQQTPFMLLWLFLLIAAARPQWLGEPLPIAASGRDLLVAVDVSGSMDFPDMQWQNDEVSRLALVQHLLGDFLESREGDRVGLILFGSRAYLQAPLTFDRRTVRIWLDEARVGIAGKNTAIGDAIGLALKRLRLRPAQSRVLILVTDGANNGGEIDPLTAARLAAKEGVKIYTIGIGADPEQSGTPAFLGVNPSLDLDEPSLQAIAAATDGQYFRARDGEQLQAIKETLDQLEPVTQQPTQARPAQALYHWPLAMALLLSMLLVVRELWPDNPLQRLLTKDLLAQTALPEWRQRLRRLRLRRRR